One genomic segment of Plasmodium vivax chromosome 9, whole genome shotgun sequence includes these proteins:
- a CDS encoding falcipain-like protein (encoded by transcript PVX_091415A): MEYHIEYASNESGKSEKEAFVQNSFSQTNGKGRKGLLVVLFVSAICLLAGSAFYFTRTGKESDGPLYGNALDESSSDDFIITTLLKSPGGKKFIVSKLTELVASYDKDGNSQEEKHSGELTTTEERSEKGEEHYKKRFGNLKISKKSEINFADAKFLMTNLESVNSFYLFVKEYGRKYKTEEEMQQRYLAFVENLEKIKAHNSRENVLYRKGMNQFGDLSFGEFKKKYLTLKSFDFKTFGGKLKRITNYEDVIDKYKPKDATFDHASYDWRLHKGVTPVKDQANCGSCWAFSTVGVVESQYAIRKNQLVSISEQQMVDCSTQNTGCYGGFIPLAFEDMIEMGGLCSSEDYPYVADIPEMCKFDICEQKYKINNFLEIPEDKFKEAIRFLGPLSVSIAVSDDFAFYRGGIFDGECGEAPNHAVILVGFGAEDAYDFDTKTMKKRYYYIVKNSWGVSWGEKGFIRLETDINGYRKPCSLGTEALVALVD, from the coding sequence ATGGAGTATCACATCGAATACGCCTCGAACGAGTCGGGCAAATCGGAGAAGGAGGCCTTCGTGCAGAACTCGTTCAGCCAAACGAATGGAAAGGGAAGGAAGGGCCTCCTCGTAGTTCTGTTCGTGTCGGCCATATGCCTCCTAGCAGGGTCCGCTTTCTACTTTACCCGCACGGGGAAGGAGAGTGATGGCCCCCTGTACGGGAACGCACTTGACGAGAGCAGCAGCGATGATTTCATTATTACCACTTTGTTGAAGAGCCCCGGTGGGAAGAAATTCATCGTGTCGAAGCTGACCGAATTGGTAGCATCCTACGATAAGGATGGCAACTcgcaggaggagaagcactCCGGAGAGTTAACCACCACTGAGGAGAGaagcgaaaagggagaggagcACTACAAGAAGCGCTTCggaaatttgaaaattagcaaaaagaGCGAAATTAACTTTGCGGATGCCAAATTTTTGATGACCAATTTGGAATCTGTGAATTCCTTCTACCTGTTTGTAAAAGAATATGGAAGGAAGTACAAAACGGAGGAGGAGATGCAACAGAGGTACCTCGCGTTTGTggaaaatttggaaaagatAAAGGCACACAATAGTAGGGAGAATGTCCTGTACCGAAAGGGAATGAATCAATTTGGAGATCTCTCCTTTGGAGAGTTTAAGAAGAAATATTTGACGCTCAAAAGTTTTGATTTTAAGACATTTGGAGGCAAACTGAAGAGAATTACAAACTACGAAGACGTAATTGACAAGTACAAACCAAAGGATGCTACCTTTGACCATGCCAGCTATGATTGGAGACTACACAAGGGAGTCACCCCAGTGAAGGACCAAGCGAATTGTGGATCCTGTTGGGCTTTCAGCACTGTGGGAGTGGTCGAATCGCAGTATGCAATTAGGAAAAATCAGCTGGTCTCCATAAGTGAGCAACAGATGGTAGATTGCTCCACGCAGAATACAGGATGCTATGGAGGCTTCATCCCACTTGCCTTTGAGGATATGATCGAAATGGGAGGACTGTGTTCAAGCGAAGATTACCCCTACGTGGCCGACATCCCAgaaatgtgcaaatttgaCATTTGCGAgcaaaagtacaaaataaataactttttGGAAATTCCTGAAGATAAGTTTAAGGAGGCCATTAGGTTTTTGGGACCCTTAAGTGTCAGCATAGCTGTAAGTGATGACTTTGCCTTTTACCGGGGAGGTATATTTGATGGGGAGTGTGGTGAGGCGCCCAACCATGCCGTCATCCTTGTGGGTTTTGGAGCAGAAGATGCCTACGATTTTGATACGAAAACGATGAAGAAGCGCTACTACTACATTGTGAAGAATTCGTGGGGAGTCTCGTGGGGAGAGAAGGGGTTCATTCGCTTGGAGACGGACATCAATGGGTACAGGAAGCCCTGCTCCCTCGGCACGGAGGCGCTCGTTGCGCTCGTGGATTAG
- a CDS encoding falcipain-like protein (encoded by transcript PVX_091410A) translates to MDYHMQYNAQDPINGERKGFVGQGYIDKAILKKKKNCLILLSVSAICIFVCSAFYFTRPAKRDGGVTYKIADKVDDDYIINFLLKSKNGKKFIASKVQELISTYDVKKENLPAQHGGTYKRFAKRDQCTRNNCSVSPYGKNAAQVEVVAQVNLVNPLVDTKFLMANLETVNSFYLFMKEHGKEYSTADEMQQRYLSFAENLAKIKAHNSRENVLYRKGMNRFGDLSFEEIKKKYLTLKSFDLKSDGIKSPRVSDYDDIIHKYKPKDGTFDYVKHDWREFNAVTPVKDQKNCGACWAFSTVGVVESQYAIRKKELVSLSEQEMVDCSFKNYGCDGGNIPIAFEDLLDLGGICKEKEYPYVDVTPELCDIDRCKNKYKITTYVEIPQLRFKEAIKFLGPISVSICANDDFVYYEGGLFDGSCGFSPNHAVILVGYGMEEMYDAMSRKNEKRYYFWLKNSWGEKWGEKGYMKIQTDEYGLMKTCSLGAQAFVALIDEV, encoded by the coding sequence ATGGACTACCACATGCAGTACAACGCCCAGGACCCCATAAACGGGGAAAGGAAGGGGTTCGTGGGGCAGGGCTACATTGACAAggccattttgaagaaaaagaaaaactgccTGATCCTCCTGTCCGTCTCGGCCATCTGCATATTCGTGTGCTCGGCATTTTACTTCACGAGACCCGCAAAAAGGGATGGAGGGGTTACCTACAAAATTGCAGACAAAGTGGACGAcgattatattattaattttctgctaaagagcaaaaatggaaaaaagttCATCGCTTCCAAAGTGCAGGAATTAATATCAACGTATGacgtgaagaaggaaaaccTCCCCGCTCAGCATGGAGGCACCTATAAGCGCTTTGCAAAGAGAGACCAATGCACCAGAAATAATTGCAGCGTTAGTCCGTATGGGAAAAATGCAGCTCAGGTGGAGGTGGTAGCCCAGGTGAATCTCGTAAACCCTCTGGTTGACACCAAATTTTTGATGGCCAATTTGGAGACGGTGAACTCGTTCTACCTCTTCATGAAGGAGCACGGGAAGGAGTACAGCACAGCGGATGAAATGCAACAGAGGTACCTCTCCTTTGCGGAAAACTTGGCAAAGATAAAGGCACACAACAGTAGGGAGAATGTCCTTTACAGAAAAGGAATGAATCGCTTTGGAGATCTCTCCtttgaagaaataaagaagaaatatttgACGCTCAAAAGTTTTGACCTCAAATCAGATGGTATTAAATCACCAAGAGTTAGCGATTACGACGATATAATTCATAAGTACAAACCGAAGGATGGCACTTTCGATTACGTGAAGCATGACTGGAGAGAGTTTAACGCGGTAACCCCTGTGAAGGACCAAAAGAATTGTGGTGCCTGCTGGGCCTTTAGCACAGTGGGAGTTGTAGAGTCCCAATACGCaatcagaaaaaaagagttagTCTCCCTAAGTGAGCAAGAAATGGTAGACtgttcttttaaaaactatGGCTGTGATGGAGGCAACATCCCAATAGCCTTTGAAGACCTACTCGACTTGGGAGGCATCTGCAAAGAAAAGGAATACCCCTATGTAGATGTCACTCCAGAACTCTGCGACATTGATAggtgcaaaaataaatataaaattaccaCCTATGTGGAAATTCCGCAACTTCGTTTTAAGGAGGCCATCAAATTTTTGGGACCCATCAGTGTGAGCATTTGTGCAAATGACGATTTCGTGTACTACGAGGGAGGCCTGTTTGATGGCTCCTGTGGATTCTCTCCCAACCATGCCGTCATCCTTGTTGGCTACGGAATGGAAGAAATGTATGATGCCATGAGCCGAAAGAATGAAAAGCGCTACTACTTTTGGCTGAAGAATTCTTGGGGTGAGaaatggggagaaaaggGATACATGAAGATTCAAACGGATGAATACGGGTTGATGAAGACTTGCTCGCTGGGTGCTCAGGCATTCGTGGCTTTGATTGACGAAGTTTGA
- a CDS encoding falcipain-like protein (encoded by transcript PVX_091405A) has product MEYHMEYSNDKSHKPEKELFVEKSFGGRNGKGRKSLLVVLSVSAMCLLAGSAFYFTRTGKGNDGPLYGNALDESSSDDFIITSLLKSPGGKKFIVSKLQELIASYDEDVNSAKASPSKEGPTGAHSTSVATVSRQKQGNLKVPKKIEINFADSRFLMINLEKVNAFYLFMKEHGKKYKTEEEMQQRYLAFTENLARINSHNSKANILYKKGTNQYSDISFEEFRKTMLTLRFDLKKKLANSPYVSNYDDVLKKYKPADAVVDNEKYDWREHNAVSEIKNQNLCGSCWAFGAVGAVESQYAIRKNQHVLISEQELVDCSDKNFGCFGGLASLAFDDMIDLGYLCSESDYPYVGFKPRKCEIKKCKEKYTIKSYVKIPEEKYKEAIQFLGPLTLGLTVNDDFYDYKEGIFSSECTEEPNHEVMIVGYGVEEMFNSESNASEKHYYYIIKNSWGENWGEKGFMRIETDELGLQKTNNMTEAYVPLLD; this is encoded by the coding sequence ATGGAATATCACATGGAGTACTCGAACGACAAGTCGCACAAGCCGGAGAAGGAACTGTTCGTGGAGAAATCGTTCGGCGGCAGAAATGGCAAGGGGAGAAAGAGCCTCCTCGTGGTTCTGTCCGTGTCGGCCATGTGCCTCCTAGCAGGATCCGCTTTCTACTTTACCCGCACGGGGAAGGGGAATGATGGCCCCCTGTACGGGAACGCACTTGACGAGAGCAGCAGCGATGATTTCATCATCACCTCTCTGTTGAAAAGCCccggggggaagaaattcATCGTGTCGAAATTGCAAGAGTTGATAGCTTCGTACGATGAGGATGTCAACTCGGCTAAAGCTTCCCCTTCGAAGGAGGGACCAACTGGAGCGCATAGCACATCCGTTGCTACGGTCAGCAGACAGAAGCAGGGAAATTTGAAAGTgcccaaaaaaattgaaatcaACTTTGCAGACTCCAGATTTTTGATGATCAACTTGGAGAAGGTCAACGCGTTCTACCTCTTCATGAAGGAGCACGGGAAGAAGTACAAGACGGAAGAGGAGATGCAGCAGAGGTACCTCGCCTTTACGGAAAACTTGGCAAGGATAAACTCGCACAACAGTAAGGCAAATATTCTCTACAAGAAGGGCACAAACCAGTACAGTGACATAAGCTTTGAGGAGTTCAGAAAGACCATGCTAACGTTGCGATTTGacttgaagaaaaaactaGCCAATTCACCTTACGTGAGTAACTACGATGATGTGTTAAAGAAATACAAACCCGCAGATGCCGTGGTAGACAATGAGAAATATGACTGGAGGGAACACAACGCAGTGAGCGAAATAAAGAATCAAAACTTATGTGGCTCCTGTTGGGCCTTTGGAGCTGTAGGAGCTGTAGAGTCCCAATACGCCATCCGAAAAAATCAACACGTATTGATAAGTGAACAAGAATTGGTTGACTGCTCTGATAAAAACTTTGGCTGCTTTGGTGGTTTAGCCTCCCTTGCATTCGACGACATGATTGACTTGGGGTACCTCTGCTCGGAGAGTGACTACCCCTACGTTGGATTCAAACCACGCAAAtgtgaaattaaaaagtgcaaggaaaaatataccaTCAAAAGTTATGTTAAAATTCCAGAGGAGAAATATAAAGAGGCTATTCAGTTCCTTGGCCCTCTCACCTTAGGACTCACTGTGAATGATGATTTTTACGATTACAAGGAGGGCATCTTCTCTTCCGAATGTACAGAAGAACCCAACCATGAAGTCATGATCGTGGGTTATGGTGTGGAGGAAATGTTTAACAGCGAATCCAATGCTAGTGAGAAACACTACTACTACATTATTAAGAACTCCTGGGGGGAGAACTGGGGTGAAAAGGGATTCATGAGAATTGAGACCGACGAGTTGGGTTTGCAGAAGACCAACAACATGACCGAGGCGTACGTCCCCCTGCTTGACTAG